One genomic region from Candidatus Nitrosopumilus koreensis AR1 encodes:
- a CDS encoding Zn-binding domain-containing protein, producing the protein MITGGASQDLGGISLGTSGLIFIYDGAIGGSGASKALYDRFEKALERSMFIVKECPCKNEAGCPRCTFSYRCGNNNEYLHKYSSLEILERINNGEKTQLIDPTEGDRPLV; encoded by the coding sequence ATGATCACAGGAGGGGCATCTCAAGACTTGGGCGGCATATCACTAGGCACATCAGGCTTGATTTTCATTTATGATGGAGCAATTGGCGGAAGTGGTGCAAGCAAAGCACTCTATGACAGATTTGAGAAAGCACTTGAAAGAAGTATGTTTATTGTAAAGGAATGTCCATGCAAAAACGAAGCAGGCTGTCCTCGATGTACGTTCTCATACAGATGTGGAAACAACAATGAGTACTTGCACAAATATTCTTCTTTAGAAATTTTGGAGAGAATTAACAATGGTGAAAAAACACAACTAATTGATCCTACAGAAGGAGACAGGCCTCTTGTTTGA
- a CDS encoding Sec-independent protein translocase subunit TatA/TatB, whose amino-acid sequence MIDHLLNIGGSEWIIIIFVALVLILGTGKLPGAARKLGKAVNEYNKAKNDIQESMKEVTEETPKISGPVESERQKLETIAKSIGVKTEGKTDDELRKIISNKIGQKKIDEPENNQ is encoded by the coding sequence ATGATAGATCATTTGCTAAACATAGGAGGTAGTGAATGGATAATCATAATTTTTGTTGCGCTAGTTTTGATTTTAGGTACAGGAAAACTTCCAGGTGCAGCAAGAAAACTTGGAAAAGCAGTTAACGAATACAACAAGGCAAAAAACGATATTCAAGAAAGCATGAAAGAAGTTACAGAGGAGACACCAAAGATTTCAGGACCAGTAGAATCAGAGAGACAAAAACTAGAGACAATTGCAAAATCAATAGGAGTCAAAACAGAAGGTAAAACAGATGATGAGTTAAGAAAAATCATTTCAAATAAAATTGGCCAAAAGAAGATAGATGAGCCAGAAAACAACCAATAA
- a CDS encoding DNA-methyltransferase — MVLNLKLKKIEINKIYNQNCIEGMKSIPKNKIDLVITDPPFAINFKAKKANYNRTSSRVISGYNEIKPEDYYDFTFMWMSEIFRILKDSGSMYVFSGWNNLKDILQALDDVGFITINHIIWKYQFGVVTKRKFVTSHYHCIYVCKDDKKRKFFPFSRFKKEDKTKDGRSLHYKDKEDVWDIKREYWTGDEKTPTKLPSELIQKLLEYSSEKKDIVLDPFLGSGQVAVVSKSLNRRFLGFEIVPDYYKFAKKRLDKDLYRIKKSK, encoded by the coding sequence ATGGTCTTGAACTTAAAATTGAAAAAAATTGAGATTAACAAAATTTACAATCAAAACTGTATAGAAGGAATGAAATCTATTCCTAAAAACAAGATTGATCTAGTTATTACTGATCCACCTTTTGCCATAAATTTCAAGGCAAAAAAAGCAAATTACAACAGGACATCCTCTCGTGTTATATCTGGATACAATGAAATCAAACCTGAAGATTACTATGATTTTACATTTATGTGGATGAGTGAGATTTTTCGAATTCTAAAGGATTCGGGAAGCATGTATGTTTTCTCAGGATGGAACAATTTGAAGGATATTTTACAAGCATTAGATGATGTTGGTTTTATTACCATTAACCACATCATTTGGAAATACCAGTTTGGCGTGGTAACTAAAAGGAAATTTGTTACATCTCACTATCATTGTATCTATGTTTGCAAAGATGATAAAAAACGGAAATTCTTTCCATTTTCTAGGTTCAAAAAGGAAGATAAAACAAAAGATGGGCGTAGTCTTCATTATAAGGACAAGGAGGATGTATGGGATATCAAACGAGAATATTGGACTGGTGATGAAAAAACACCAACAAAACTTCCTTCAGAATTAATACAAAAACTCTTGGAATATTCTAGTGAAAAAAAAGACATTGTATTAGATCCTTTTCTTGGTTCAGGGCAAGTTGCTGTTGTGAGTAAATCGCTTAACAGAAGATTTCTTGGATTTGAAATTGTTCCTGATTATTACAAATTTGCAAAAAAACGACTAGACAAAGATTTGTATCGAATTAAAAAATCAAAATAG
- a CDS encoding P-II family nitrogen regulator, with protein sequence MKKIETIVPSGKKDAVIAAIKKIGVGGVTVHQVQGQGSQDPPLVGEFFSREMIICVVDDPKVDEIINAIANVACTGTKGDGKVFVTEVVDALDICTKKRGTMDI encoded by the coding sequence ATGAAGAAAATTGAAACAATAGTTCCATCTGGAAAGAAAGATGCAGTTATTGCTGCAATCAAAAAAATTGGTGTTGGTGGTGTAACTGTTCATCAAGTTCAGGGTCAAGGTTCACAAGATCCTCCTTTAGTTGGAGAATTCTTTAGCAGAGAAATGATAATCTGTGTAGTTGATGATCCTAAAGTAGATGAAATAATTAATGCAATTGCCAATGTAGCATGTACCGGAACTAAAGGTGACGGTAAAGTCTTTGTTACAGAAGTAGTTGATGCACTAGATATCTGTACTAAGAAACGTGGAACAATGGATATCTAA
- a CDS encoding MFS transporter → MNKVLILVNITGLIIGISYGLHGPILPVFAKNIIGASYSELGFIGLANFIPYMFIPLFVGILLDRFNNGYLLALGAAINSASIYLLSIAQSVPEIMGFRIMTGVAHAFFWPPCESIISNESSEKNRVRNISWFTMFFVIGFMVGPLLGTVFLEGLDITYRILFQITAFILATALISAILVSRKSVRNHHEHFSFSSIKEMKRFPEAIVLLLFCTSSFGIVLTIYPAFLNDNGMTDTDILLLFFIFGISRVVSLALAGKLARKTSHTLIAAVSAISIGLAISAVADSIVGFAVALVLMGFGFSIFFPLTLEIVLSRTKKGISGKIIGAYETVFGMGWVIGPTIGGPITQSLGANTPYLIFCVIGVGVALLATISRKKLEPQRTVY, encoded by the coding sequence ATGAACAAAGTTCTGATTCTAGTAAACATCACTGGACTAATCATTGGGATTTCGTATGGACTACACGGACCAATCCTTCCAGTGTTTGCAAAAAACATCATAGGTGCATCATACTCTGAATTAGGGTTTATCGGATTAGCTAATTTCATCCCCTACATGTTTATTCCATTATTTGTAGGGATTCTTCTTGATAGGTTTAACAACGGATACCTTTTAGCATTAGGTGCTGCGATAAATTCTGCATCAATTTACCTACTATCAATTGCACAATCAGTTCCAGAAATCATGGGATTTAGGATAATGACAGGTGTGGCTCATGCATTTTTTTGGCCTCCATGTGAATCAATCATATCAAATGAGAGTTCTGAGAAAAACAGAGTAAGAAACATTTCATGGTTTACAATGTTTTTTGTCATTGGGTTCATGGTAGGACCACTGCTTGGAACCGTATTTTTAGAGGGACTAGACATAACATACAGAATTCTATTTCAGATTACTGCATTTATTCTGGCTACTGCATTGATTTCTGCAATTCTTGTCTCAAGAAAAAGTGTTAGAAATCATCACGAGCATTTTTCATTTTCATCAATCAAAGAGATGAAGAGGTTTCCAGAAGCCATAGTCTTGTTGCTTTTTTGCACATCATCATTTGGCATAGTTCTGACAATCTATCCAGCATTTCTAAATGATAATGGAATGACAGATACTGACATTTTGTTACTATTTTTTATTTTTGGAATTTCGCGGGTAGTGTCACTAGCATTAGCAGGAAAGCTTGCAAGAAAAACTAGTCATACCTTGATTGCTGCAGTATCTGCAATATCAATAGGACTTGCAATTTCGGCTGTTGCAGATTCCATCGTGGGATTTGCAGTGGCATTAGTACTGATGGGATTCGGGTTTAGTATATTTTTCCCACTTACTTTGGAGATAGTTTTGAGTAGGACCAAAAAAGGAATATCAGGAAAAATTATTGGTGCATATGAAACAGTTTTTGGGATGGGTTGGGTAATAGGACCAACAATCGGAGGTCCAATAACACAATCTCTCGGAGCCAACACACCATACTTGATATTTTGTGTTATAGGGGTTGGAGTAGCACTGCTTGCAACAATATCAAGAAAGAAATTAGAACCTCAAAGGACCGTGTATTAG